The following proteins come from a genomic window of Rissa tridactyla isolate bRisTri1 chromosome 13, bRisTri1.patW.cur.20221130, whole genome shotgun sequence:
- the CHFR gene encoding E3 ubiquitin-protein ligase CHFR has protein sequence MEQSEGGEQSQRRQQQPWGKLIRLGADEAEPHVLLLKREWTIGRKKGCDLSFPGNKLVSGDHCKIIVDEESGQVSLEDTSTNGTVINKLKVVKKQTYPLQTGDVIYVVYRKNEPENNVAYLYESLNTKHDATQEPVEVNVENQCHVTKDTSSTGRSNDETQITSSPSATQSCYEEPQPSTSTSNLFNASSTSLIESASVQQDNPSTSGSQSSVFAPVPAFPILESVCLRALHDEHEKLDMNTETSAIASEITDKEKAESDSQTTGEEEGLEPAKKKLKGDEDACPNLPPAAPSECIIKIGSEDAKTSNVKPDKMEETLTCIICQELLHDCVSLQPCMHTFCAACYSGWMERSSLCPTCRCPVERICKNHILNNLVEAYLIQHPDKCRNEDDVRSMDARNKITQDMLQPKVRRSFSDEEGSSEDLLELSDVDSESSDISQPYIVCRQCPGYRRHSVPTLPGTGQETEAGGMQALGDAPSTSANFPAAVQEYVCPAQGSHVICTCCFQPMPDRRAEREQNPHVAPQQCTVCLQPFCHLYWGCTRMACFGCLAPFCEINLGDKCLDGVLNNNHYESDILKDYLASRGLTWKNMLNESLLALQRGVFMLSDYRITGNTVLCYCCGLRSFRELAYQYRQNIPVAELPVTVTSRPDCYWGRNCRTQVKAHHAMKFNHICEQTRFKN, from the exons ATGGAGCAGTCGGAAGGAGGCGAGCAGAgccagcggcggcagcagcagccctgggggaAGCTGATCCGGCTGGGTGCTGATGAGGCAGAGCCGCACGTCCTGCTGCTGAAAAGAGAGTGGACAATTGGTCGGAAGAAAG GTTGTGACTTATCTTTCCCTGGCAACAAGTTAGTGTCTGGAGATCACTGTAAAATCATAGTGGATGAAGAATCTGGTCAAGTGTCATTGGAAGATACAAG tACTAATGGAACAGTAATTAATAAACTGAAAGTGGTGAAGAAGCAGACATACCCTTTACAGACTGGGGATGTGATCTATGTTGTTTACAGAAAAAATGAGCCAGAGAACA aTGTTGCTTATCTTTATGAATCCTTAAACACAAAGCATGATGCAACTCAAGAACCAGTAG AAGTTAATGTAGAAAACCAATGCCATGTGACCAAAGATACCTCAAGTACAGGAAGAAGTAATGATGAGACCCAAATTACCTCATCACCGTCAGCTACTCAGTCTTGCTATGAGGAACCACAGCCATCTACTTCTACATCTAACCTCTTTAATGCTTCTTCTACCTCTCTTATTGAGTCTGCGTCTGTTCAGCAGGATAATCCTTCTACATCTG gatCACAATCCTCAGTTTTCGCTCCTGTGCCTGCTTTCCCCATCTTAGAATCTGTGTGTCTAAGAGCACTGCATGACGAAcatgaaaagctggatatgaaTACTGAAACTTCTGCAATCGCTTCAGAAATCACtgacaaagaaaaagcagaatcgGATTCTCAAACaacaggggaggaggaaggtttGGAACCTGCGAAGAAGAAACTAAAAGGAG ATGAAGATGCTTGTCCAAATCTTCCACCAGCAGCTCCAAGTGAATGTATAATTAAAATTGGCTCTGAAGATGCAAAAACATCAAATGTGAAGCCCGATAAGATGGAAGAAACACTAACGTGCATTATCTGCCAAGAACTGCTGCATGACTGTGTAAG CTTGCAGCCTTGCATGCATACTTTTTGTGCTGCCTGCTACTCAGGATGGATGGAAAGATCTTCTCTATGTCCAACTTGTCGTTGTCCAGTAGAACGTATTTGCAAAAATCACATATTGAACAACTTGGTTGAAGCTTATCTGATTCAGCATCCAG ATAAATGTCGTAATGAAGATGATGTACGTAGCATGGATGCTAGAAACAAAATTACTCAAGACATGTTGCAACCTAAGGTGCGAAGATCTTTTTCAGACGAGGAAGGAAGTTCTGAAGATTTGTTGGAATTGTCAGATGTAGATAGTGAATCTTCAGATATCAG tcaACCATATATAGTATGCAGACAGTGCCCAGGGTATCGAAGACACTCTGTTCCAACTCTACCTGGCACAGGCCAAGAGACAGAAGCAGGAGGAATGCAAGCGCTGGGAGATGCACCATCTACATCAGCCAACTTCCCTGCAG CTGTCCAGGAATACGTGTGCCCTGCTCAAGGAAGTCATGTAATATGcacctgctgctttcagccaATGCCCGACCGAAGAGCAGAGCGTGAACAGAATCCTCATGTTGCTCCTCAGCAAT GTACAGTTTGTCTGCAACCCTTCTGTCATTTATACTGGGGCTGCACTCGGATGGCGTGTTTTGGCTGTTTGGCGCCATTCTGTG AAATAAATCTTGGTGATAAGTGTTTAGATGGAGTCCTAAATAACAACCACTACGAGTCAGATATCCTAAAG GATTACCTGGCATCCAGGGGTTTGACATGGAAAAATATGTTAAATGAAAGTCTTTTAGCTCTTCAAAGAGGAGTTTTTATGTTGTCAG ATTACAGAATTACTGGGAACACAGTGCTTTGCTACTGTTGTGGCCTTCGCAGCTTTCGAGAACTTGCCTACCAGTACAGGCAGAATATTCCCGTTGCTGAATTGCCAG tgACTGTCACATCACGTCCTGATTGCTACTGGGGGCGCAACTGTCGAACTCAGGTCAAAGCACATCATGCCAT gaaattCAATCACATTTGTGAACAAACACGATTCAAGAACTGA